One genomic segment of Vulpes vulpes isolate BD-2025 chromosome 2, VulVul3, whole genome shotgun sequence includes these proteins:
- the DIPK1B gene encoding divergent protein kinase domain 1B encodes MRRLRRLAHLVLFCPFSKGLQGRLPGLRVKYVFLVWLGIFVGSWMVYVHYSSYAELCRGRVCQVVICDQYRKGIISGSICQDLCNLHKVEWRTCLSSVPGQQVYSGLWQGKEVTIKCGIEEGLDPKARSDPAPRQELVLFDKPTRGTSIKEFREMTLSFLKATLGDLPSLPALVGQVLLMADFNKDSRVSLAEAKSVWALLQRNEFLLLLSLQEEHASRLLGSCGDLYVTEGVPHGSWHGAALPPLLRTLLPPALHSALQRWLGPAWPWRAKVAIGLLEFVEELFHGAYGTFYMCETTLANVGYTAQYDFRMADLQQVAPEAAVRRFLQGRRCEHSRDCTYGRDCRAPCDKLMRQCKDDLIQPNLAKVCELLRDYLLPGAPADLRQELGKQLRTCTTLSGLASQVEAHHSLVLSHLKTLLWKEISNTKYS; translated from the exons ATGCGGCGGCTGCGGCGCCTGGCGCACCTGGTGCTCTTCTGTCCCTTCTCCAAGGGCCTGCAG GGCCGGCTCCCGGGCCTCAGGGTCAAGTACGTCTTCCTGGTCTGGCTGGGCATCTTCGTGGGCAGCTGGATGGTGTATGTGCACTACTCGTCTTACGCGGAGCTCTGCCGTGGGCGTGTGTGTCAGGTGGTCATC TGTGACCAGTACCGCAAGGGCATCATCTCTGGCTCCATCTGCCAGGACCTGTGCAACCTGCACAAGGTGGAGTGGAGGACGTGCCTGTCGTCCGTCCCGGGCCAGCAG GTGTACAGCGGGCTGTGGCAGGGCAAGGAGGTGACCATTAAGTGTGGCATCGAGGAGGGCCTGGACCCCAAGGCCAGGTCAGACCCGGCCCCCCGGCAGGAGCTGGTGCTGTTCGACAAGCCCACTCGGGGCACCTCGATTAAGGAGTTCCGAGAGATGACCCTCAGCTTCCTCAAG GCGACCCTGGGAGACCTGCCGTCCCTGCCTGCACTGGTCGGCCAGGTGCTGCTCATGGCCGACTTCAACAAGGACAGCCGGGTGTCCCTGGCCGAGGCCAAGTCGGTATGGGCCCTGCTGCAGCGGAATGAGTTCCTGCTACTACTGTCCCTCCAGGAGGAGCACGCATCCAGGCTGCTGGGTTCCTGTGGGGACCTCTATGTCACCGAGGGGGTACCACatggctcctggcatggggctgCCCTGCCGCCCCTGCTGCGCACGCTGCTACCGCCTGCCCTGCACTCAGCCCTGCAGCGGTGGCTGGGGCCCGCATGGCCATGGAGGGCCAAAGTCGCCATCGGCCTGCTGGAGTTCGTGGAGGAGCTCTTCCATGGCGCCTACGGGACCTTCTACATGTGTGAGACCACACTGGCCAACGTGGGCTACACGGCCCAGTATGACTTCAGGATGGCTGACCTGCAGCAGGTGGCCCCTGAGGCGGCCGTGCGCCGCTTCCTGCAGGGCCGCCGCTGTGAGCACAGCAGGGACTGCACTTACGGCCGGGACTGCCGGGCCCCCTGCGACAAGCTCATGAGACAGTGCAAGGACGACCTCATCCAGCCCAACCTGGCCAAGGTGTGTGAGCTGCTGCGGGACTACCTGCTGCCCGGCGCCCCTGCCGACCTGCGCCAGGAGCTGGGCAAGCAGCTGCGCACCTGCACCACGCTCAGCGGGCTGGCCAGCCAGGTGGAGGCGCACCACTCTCTGGTGCTGAGCCACCTGAAGACCTTGCTCTGGAAAGAGATCTCCAACACCAAGTACTCCTGA